One genomic region from Paramicrobacterium agarici encodes:
- the rfaE2 gene encoding D-glycero-beta-D-manno-heptose 1-phosphate adenylyltransferase produces the protein MTAALTVDLVTELAATSPRVVVIGDLILDGWWDGQAERMSREAPVPVVEIAHRRFAAGGAANTAVNLAAMGAQVRVVGAIGNDDAGRRLRVILEEAGVDTRDIIETDATDTIAKNRIVSEDQVIVRLDDVSSAGYPASVLADVADAAARAAAWADAEVICDYGCGLLSAEVLEKLASREQRPRTCIVDAHDLSRTAALHPDVVTPNADECSGLCDGLDLDDRPGSVARCREAIIEASGARSAVVTLDREGSVVLGEDGSTHRTYAHPAHEQQASGAGDTFTAALSLALSCDVPLALAADLAQLAADIVVRMHGTSVCSSADLRSELSPSDDQASDVDELSAAVAEHRASGRRIVFTNGCFDVLHRGHTASLRQAKHLGDVLVVAINDDASVRRLKGPDRPVNSAADRAAVLAALECVDYVTVFSTDTPIPLLEQLKPDVYAKGGDYTPQMLEETAVVRGYGGTVHVLDYVESHSTSGVVEQIRDRRPTRATEPG, from the coding sequence GTGACCGCGGCACTCACCGTCGACCTTGTGACGGAGCTCGCGGCCACGTCGCCGCGCGTTGTCGTGATCGGCGATCTGATTCTCGACGGCTGGTGGGACGGCCAGGCAGAACGCATGAGCCGCGAGGCACCCGTGCCCGTCGTCGAGATCGCGCACCGTCGCTTTGCCGCGGGCGGAGCCGCGAATACGGCTGTCAACCTGGCGGCGATGGGCGCGCAGGTCCGTGTCGTCGGCGCGATCGGCAACGACGACGCGGGTCGCCGGCTGCGCGTGATCCTCGAGGAAGCGGGCGTTGATACGCGCGACATCATCGAGACGGATGCCACCGACACGATCGCGAAGAACCGCATTGTGAGCGAGGATCAGGTGATCGTGCGGCTCGACGACGTCAGCTCGGCCGGATACCCGGCGTCCGTTCTCGCGGATGTTGCCGACGCGGCGGCCCGTGCGGCGGCGTGGGCAGACGCCGAGGTCATCTGCGACTACGGCTGCGGCTTGCTGAGCGCGGAGGTGCTCGAGAAGCTCGCATCCCGTGAGCAGCGACCGCGAACGTGCATCGTCGATGCGCATGATCTGAGCCGCACTGCCGCCCTGCACCCCGACGTCGTGACGCCGAACGCCGACGAATGCTCCGGGCTGTGCGACGGGCTCGATCTCGACGATCGACCGGGCAGCGTCGCGCGCTGCCGCGAGGCGATCATCGAGGCGAGTGGCGCGCGCTCGGCCGTCGTCACGCTCGACCGCGAGGGAAGCGTCGTTCTCGGCGAAGACGGGAGCACGCACCGAACCTACGCGCATCCGGCTCACGAGCAGCAGGCCTCCGGAGCCGGAGACACGTTCACGGCGGCACTCAGTCTTGCGCTGTCATGCGACGTTCCGCTCGCCCTGGCCGCCGACCTCGCACAGCTTGCCGCAGACATCGTCGTGCGGATGCACGGCACTTCGGTGTGCTCCAGCGCCGACCTGCGCAGCGAACTGTCGCCGAGCGATGACCAGGCGAGCGACGTCGACGAGCTGAGCGCCGCCGTCGCGGAGCATCGCGCGAGCGGGCGCCGCATCGTCTTTACGAACGGCTGCTTCGACGTTCTGCACCGTGGCCACACAGCATCCCTGAGGCAGGCAAAGCACCTGGGCGATGTGCTCGTCGTCGCGATCAACGACGACGCATCCGTGCGACGTCTCAAGGGCCCGGACCGCCCGGTCAACTCGGCCGCCGATCGCGCGGCAGTGCTCGCCGCCCTCGAGTGCGTCGACTACGTCACCGTGTTCTCGACGGACACGCCGATTCCGCTGCTCGAGCAGCTCAAGCCCGACGTCTATGCGAAAGGCGGAGACTACACGCCGCAGATGCTCGAAGAGACCGCCGTCGTGCGCGGATACGGTGGCACGGTGCACGTGCTCGACTACGTGGAATCGCATTCGACGAGCGGCGTCGTCGAGCAGATTCGCGACCGCCGACCCACCCGCGCCACGGAGCCAGGCTGA
- a CDS encoding aldehyde dehydrogenase family protein gives MTETLARAPHAADDTRITICDPRSGELVGTLTPADADTIDDACERARSAFGSWSRTAPAARGEALAAAASVLEDHADELATLTQRETGKPFDDARGGVLAGVGTLRQYAELGPLHQGSRLAGDPSAVDYSIPEPRGVVAVITPWNDPVAIACGLIGAAVVTGNAVVHKPSERCPHVGERLGELLSPAFPPDVLRTLTGGGETGAALVSRPQVAMIAHVGSTATGERIARAAALTGAYVIRENGGNDPLIVDAGVDPTWAAQQAALGSFANSGQICTSVERIYVHDDVADAFVDALCAEAREWTSNGALGPLVDERMRDEVHRQLTESVNLGARVLVGGTIPEGPGSAYPATVVVDCTAVMPVFSEETFGPIASVQRVTSFDDAIAAASNDRYGLAATVLTPSLEHASRSAAELPVGTVKVNAVFGGAPGGSAEPRGASGSGFGFGPKLLDEMTRLKVVHMGTAEVAS, from the coding sequence ATGACCGAGACCTTGGCTCGCGCCCCGCACGCAGCAGACGACACCCGCATCACGATCTGCGATCCACGTTCGGGTGAGCTCGTCGGCACGCTGACGCCGGCCGACGCGGACACCATCGACGACGCGTGTGAGCGTGCGCGCAGTGCGTTCGGGTCATGGTCTCGCACGGCCCCGGCGGCGCGCGGAGAAGCGCTTGCGGCGGCAGCATCCGTTCTCGAAGATCATGCAGACGAGCTTGCGACACTGACGCAGCGCGAAACGGGAAAGCCGTTCGACGATGCTCGAGGCGGCGTTCTCGCGGGCGTCGGAACCCTCCGCCAGTACGCAGAGCTCGGCCCCCTTCATCAGGGCTCCCGCCTCGCGGGCGACCCGAGCGCTGTCGACTATTCCATCCCCGAGCCGCGCGGAGTCGTCGCCGTCATCACTCCGTGGAACGACCCCGTCGCGATCGCCTGCGGGCTCATCGGCGCCGCCGTCGTCACAGGAAATGCCGTCGTGCACAAGCCGAGTGAGCGGTGCCCCCACGTGGGAGAGCGACTGGGCGAGCTGCTCTCCCCCGCCTTTCCTCCCGACGTTCTTCGTACGCTCACCGGTGGGGGCGAAACGGGAGCGGCTCTCGTGTCACGGCCCCAGGTCGCCATGATCGCGCACGTGGGGTCGACGGCGACGGGCGAGCGCATTGCTCGAGCGGCAGCGCTCACGGGCGCGTACGTCATCAGAGAGAACGGCGGCAACGACCCGCTCATCGTCGACGCCGGCGTGGACCCGACGTGGGCGGCGCAGCAGGCCGCGCTCGGGAGCTTTGCCAACAGCGGCCAGATCTGCACGTCGGTCGAGCGCATCTACGTTCACGATGACGTCGCCGACGCGTTCGTCGACGCGCTGTGCGCCGAGGCGCGCGAGTGGACCTCGAACGGCGCGCTTGGCCCTCTCGTCGACGAGCGAATGCGCGACGAGGTGCATCGGCAGCTCACAGAGTCCGTGAACCTCGGTGCCCGCGTGCTCGTGGGAGGCACCATACCCGAGGGGCCCGGTTCCGCGTACCCTGCGACAGTCGTCGTCGACTGCACGGCGGTCATGCCGGTGTTCAGCGAAGAGACGTTCGGGCCTATCGCCTCCGTGCAGCGCGTGACCTCCTTCGATGACGCCATCGCCGCAGCATCCAACGACCGATATGGACTCGCGGCGACCGTGCTGACCCCGTCTCTCGAGCACGCGAGCAGGTCGGCGGCGGAGCTGCCCGTCGGCACCGTCAAGGTCAACGCCGTGTTCGGCGGCGCGCCGGGAGGCTCGGCGGAGCCGCGAGGGGCGAGCGGAAGCGGTTTCGGCTTCGGCCCCAAGCTGCTCGACGAGATGACACGGCTGAAGGTCGTGCACATGGGTACCGCGGAGGTGGCATCGTGA
- the pth gene encoding aminoacyl-tRNA hydrolase, protein MAADTWLVVGLGNPGAGYASTRHNVGQMVADELARRLGARFSRHKAHALVAEGRMVPGGPKIVVAKSMSYMNTSGGPVAALLSYYSLDVDRLIVVHDELDIPFDTLKLKTGGGHGGHNGLRDIGKAASADFTRVRVGIGRPPGRQDAADYVLRPFTTAEREVLPSVIADAAAAVMLIVDDGLVAAQQKVHAPKA, encoded by the coding sequence ATGGCAGCCGACACCTGGCTCGTCGTCGGTCTGGGCAACCCGGGAGCGGGATACGCCAGCACACGGCACAACGTCGGGCAGATGGTTGCCGACGAACTCGCGCGGCGGCTCGGCGCACGGTTCTCACGGCACAAGGCCCACGCCCTCGTCGCCGAGGGGCGCATGGTTCCCGGCGGGCCGAAGATCGTCGTGGCCAAGAGCATGTCGTACATGAACACGTCCGGCGGCCCGGTCGCGGCGCTGCTGTCGTACTACTCGCTCGACGTCGACAGGCTCATCGTCGTGCACGACGAACTCGACATCCCCTTCGACACGCTCAAGCTCAAGACGGGCGGCGGCCACGGCGGGCACAACGGCCTGCGCGACATCGGCAAAGCGGCATCCGCTGATTTCACCCGAGTGCGTGTGGGCATCGGTCGTCCCCCCGGGCGGCAGGATGCCGCGGATTACGTTCTGCGACCGTTCACGACGGCCGAGCGCGAGGTTCTGCCGTCTGTGATCGCGGATGCTGCCGCCGCGGTCATGCTCATCGTCGACGACGGTCTTGTCGCGGCGCAGCAGAAGGTGCACGCCCCGAAAGCGTGA
- a CDS encoding glycosyltransferase, which translates to MSSRRWSGAWARPHERGPEPRVDVLIPTIGREAEFAVTLAGLAAQDDPPFGVIVSDQSDDGIADRPAIAAMLRLLEAQGRPVTVLRHLPRRGLAEQRQFLLDRACAEFVLYLDDDIWLEPGMLTRLVDAIETLGCGLVGSAVQGLSFLDDVRPDEQRPLEWWDRAVRPESIDRDSPEFARWALHNAANLAHVAAETDIDEGAWRAYRIAWVGGCCLFRRSALIACGGFDFWSELPSQHVGEDVVAQWRVMKRFGGAGLLPSGAVHLEAPTTIIDRNVEATEVVVPDRPHTERST; encoded by the coding sequence ATGTCGAGCCGCCGCTGGTCAGGTGCCTGGGCTCGCCCGCATGAGCGCGGCCCGGAGCCGCGCGTCGACGTGCTTATTCCCACGATCGGGCGCGAGGCCGAATTCGCCGTGACCCTCGCGGGGCTCGCCGCGCAAGACGATCCCCCGTTCGGCGTCATCGTGAGCGATCAGTCTGACGACGGCATTGCCGACAGGCCCGCGATCGCCGCGATGCTGAGACTGCTCGAGGCGCAGGGCCGCCCCGTGACCGTGCTCCGGCACCTGCCTCGCCGAGGACTCGCCGAGCAGCGTCAGTTTCTGCTCGATCGCGCATGCGCGGAGTTCGTGCTCTATCTCGACGACGACATCTGGCTCGAGCCCGGCATGCTGACGCGCCTCGTCGACGCCATCGAGACGCTCGGCTGCGGGCTCGTCGGCTCGGCCGTGCAAGGACTGTCGTTTCTCGACGACGTGCGCCCAGACGAGCAGCGGCCACTCGAGTGGTGGGACCGCGCCGTGCGTCCCGAGAGCATCGACCGCGACTCCCCCGAGTTCGCGCGATGGGCGTTGCACAACGCGGCGAATCTCGCGCACGTCGCCGCCGAGACAGACATTGACGAGGGCGCATGGCGCGCTTACCGCATCGCGTGGGTGGGCGGCTGCTGCCTCTTCAGGCGAAGCGCGCTCATCGCGTGCGGCGGCTTCGACTTCTGGTCTGAGCTTCCCTCGCAGCACGTCGGCGAAGATGTCGTGGCGCAATGGCGCGTCATGAAACGGTTTGGCGGTGCAGGGCTGCTGCCGAGTGGCGCCGTGCACCTGGAAGCGCCCACGACGATCATCGATCGCAACGTGGAGGCGACAGAGGTGGTCGTTCCCGACCGCCCGCACACAGAGAGGAGCACGTAA
- a CDS encoding PfkB family carbohydrate kinase gives MSIVVVGDVLLDRDISGTSERLSPDAPVPVVDVRHATRRAGGAGLVATLLAHEADVRLVTVLSDDANSRDLRSALNGVSVVAGPSGAPTPVKTRVSSSGHALTRLDEGCDPAPVPDVTDAMLDEIASADVLLVADYGRGLTSNERLRDALRERGRTVPVVWDPHPKGTWPVSTSAVVTPNLAEAAAAAELPASLDAAFEAGKLLRERWDCAAVAVTVGDRGVVVTTESGLPAHVPAPSLGAVDTCGAGDRFAASVALGLAGGDDLAAAVGRAVTETAQFLRRGGVASLDATTIPLRSRVQDAFLVARDTRASGGTVVATGGCFDLLHAGHARTLSAARELGDCLIVCLNSDDSVRRLKGPERPIMTQADRVDLLMSLACVDAVLVFDEDTPEAALRRLQPDLWVKGGDYSASSLPESAALDEWGGRAVTVPYHPGRSTTKLASAIARVS, from the coding sequence ATGAGCATCGTCGTCGTGGGAGATGTCCTTCTCGATCGCGATATCTCGGGAACGTCCGAGCGGCTGAGTCCCGATGCGCCCGTTCCCGTCGTCGATGTGCGACACGCGACGCGACGGGCGGGCGGCGCCGGTCTGGTCGCCACTCTGCTCGCGCACGAAGCAGACGTGCGACTTGTGACGGTTCTGTCAGACGATGCGAACTCGCGCGACCTGCGGTCTGCGCTCAACGGCGTCTCTGTTGTGGCGGGCCCCTCGGGAGCTCCGACTCCCGTCAAGACGCGCGTGAGCTCCTCGGGGCACGCTCTCACGCGGCTCGACGAAGGATGCGACCCCGCTCCGGTGCCAGACGTCACAGACGCCATGCTCGACGAGATCGCGTCGGCCGACGTTCTTCTCGTCGCCGACTACGGGCGCGGCCTGACGTCGAACGAGCGTCTGCGCGACGCGCTGCGCGAGCGCGGACGCACCGTGCCCGTCGTGTGGGATCCGCACCCCAAGGGCACATGGCCGGTCTCGACGAGTGCCGTCGTGACGCCGAACCTCGCCGAAGCCGCTGCCGCTGCTGAGCTCCCGGCAAGCCTCGACGCGGCGTTCGAGGCGGGCAAGCTTCTTCGCGAGCGATGGGACTGCGCAGCCGTCGCCGTCACCGTGGGAGACCGCGGGGTCGTCGTGACGACAGAGAGCGGGCTTCCTGCTCACGTGCCGGCCCCGTCGCTCGGCGCGGTCGACACGTGCGGCGCGGGCGATCGCTTCGCAGCATCCGTCGCTCTCGGCCTCGCGGGCGGCGATGATCTCGCAGCGGCGGTCGGACGCGCTGTCACCGAGACCGCGCAGTTTCTGCGCCGCGGCGGAGTCGCGTCGCTCGACGCCACGACGATTCCGCTGCGCAGCCGCGTGCAAGATGCTTTTCTCGTCGCACGTGACACGCGTGCGTCGGGAGGAACAGTTGTCGCAACGGGCGGCTGCTTCGACCTGCTGCACGCCGGTCATGCCCGAACTCTCTCGGCCGCTCGCGAACTCGGAGACTGCCTCATCGTGTGCCTCAACTCCGACGACTCGGTGCGGCGGCTCAAGGGGCCGGAACGGCCGATCATGACGCAGGCCGATCGTGTCGACCTGCTCATGTCGCTCGCGTGCGTCGACGCGGTGCTCGTCTTCGACGAAGACACGCCAGAGGCGGCACTGCGCCGCCTGCAGCCCGACCTGTGGGTCAAGGGCGGCGACTACAGCGCGAGCTCGCTGCCCGAATCGGCTGCCCTCGACGAATGGGGCGGGCGCGCCGTGACAGTCCCGTACCACCCCGGTCGATCCACAACCAAGCTTGCGAGCGCCATCGCTCGCGTCAGCTGA
- a CDS encoding D-sedoheptulose-7-phosphate isomerase: MSIHQSISASPVERHLVSLRPVLDALDAESGRLDRWGRTLAARLMRGNRMLAAGNGGSAAEAQHFTAELVGRFDGERRPFSAIALHADTSAVTAIGNDYGYDEVFARQVSGHARHGDVVVLLSTSGASRNLLLAAKAASASGATTWALTGAGPNPLSSVVDECLCLPGPAANVQEAQLVAVHAICRAFDAAVAEAEKRSGS; encoded by the coding sequence ATGAGCATCCACCAATCGATCAGCGCCTCGCCGGTCGAACGGCACCTGGTCTCGCTGCGCCCCGTTCTCGACGCGCTCGACGCAGAATCGGGTCGGCTCGATCGCTGGGGGCGCACCCTCGCCGCCCGGCTCATGCGCGGCAATCGCATGCTCGCAGCCGGAAACGGCGGGTCTGCGGCCGAGGCGCAGCATTTCACGGCGGAGCTCGTCGGCAGATTCGACGGCGAACGTCGCCCGTTCTCGGCGATCGCGCTGCACGCTGACACATCGGCGGTCACCGCGATCGGCAACGACTACGGCTATGACGAGGTGTTCGCACGTCAGGTCTCGGGGCACGCGCGGCACGGCGACGTCGTCGTGCTGCTGTCGACGAGCGGGGCCAGCCGCAACCTGCTGCTCGCGGCAAAGGCGGCGTCGGCGAGCGGAGCGACGACGTGGGCCCTTACGGGCGCCGGGCCGAACCCGCTGTCGAGCGTTGTCGACGAGTGCCTGTGCCTTCCCGGACCAGCGGCCAACGTGCAAGAGGCGCAGCTCGTCGCCGTGCACGCCATCTGCCGCGCATTCGACGCCGCCGTCGCCGAGGCGGAGAAACGGAGTGGATCATGA
- a CDS encoding 50S ribosomal protein L25/general stress protein Ctc, with the protein MAEQLKLSAETRESFGKGAARKLRAAGKIPAVVYGHGAAPLHLTLPGHETMLLLRRSNALIEIDVDGKKHLTLVKDVQRDPVSQIIEHVDLIVIKKGERVDVEVPVHLEGESFSGTIVMVEVTTVRLNVAATNIPESLSHSIEGAVEGTQVLAGDITLPEGAELAEEADLLLAHVTVPSAPSEAEEEAAEAAAAEEAAEGASEE; encoded by the coding sequence ATGGCTGAACAGCTCAAGCTCAGCGCTGAGACGCGCGAGTCCTTTGGCAAGGGCGCGGCACGCAAGCTCCGCGCAGCGGGAAAGATCCCCGCAGTGGTCTACGGCCACGGCGCGGCGCCCCTGCACCTCACGCTTCCCGGTCACGAGACCATGCTTCTGCTGCGCCGCAGCAACGCGCTCATCGAGATCGACGTCGACGGCAAGAAGCACCTGACCCTGGTCAAGGACGTTCAGCGTGACCCGGTGTCGCAGATCATCGAGCACGTCGACCTCATCGTCATCAAGAAGGGCGAGCGCGTCGACGTCGAGGTTCCCGTGCACCTCGAGGGCGAGTCGTTCAGCGGCACCATCGTCATGGTCGAGGTCACGACCGTTCGCCTGAACGTCGCCGCCACGAACATTCCCGAGAGTCTCTCGCACTCGATCGAGGGAGCTGTCGAGGGCACCCAGGTGCTCGCTGGCGACATCACTCTGCCCGAGGGCGCAGAGCTCGCCGAAGAGGCGGACCTGCTTCTCGCGCACGTCACCGTGCCGAGCGCGCCGTCAGAGGCTGAGGAAGAGGCCGCTGAGGCTGCCGCCGCCGAAGAGGCAGCCGAGGGCGCTTCCGAGGAGTAA
- a CDS encoding SDR family oxidoreductase — MADPTILTGRILITGGGSGLGAAVADAVEAAGGTPIILDRDISGVGDRTAYEADVSDGRAVEDRVRAVVDEQGGLEAVVTAAGIDRCGRLEEVPAEEWERVISVNLLGTAAVVRAALPALTASRGRVVTVASSLALRAVSDATAYCASKFGVLGFSRALAAETRGQIGVTTLVPSGMRTHFFDDRDDKYKPGDDASLNDPNAVANAVMFALNQPEGCEVRELVICHENEESWP, encoded by the coding sequence ATGGCAGACCCGACGATTCTGACCGGCCGCATCCTCATCACGGGCGGCGGCTCCGGGCTCGGCGCAGCCGTCGCCGACGCCGTCGAGGCCGCGGGCGGCACGCCGATCATTCTCGATCGCGACATCAGCGGGGTCGGCGACCGCACAGCGTACGAGGCAGACGTCTCAGACGGGCGCGCCGTCGAAGACCGCGTTCGAGCTGTCGTCGACGAGCAGGGCGGTCTCGAGGCCGTCGTGACCGCGGCAGGCATCGACCGCTGCGGTCGGCTCGAGGAGGTGCCCGCTGAGGAGTGGGAGCGCGTCATCTCGGTGAACCTGCTCGGCACCGCGGCGGTCGTTCGGGCCGCTCTTCCCGCGCTCACGGCCTCACGCGGGCGCGTCGTCACCGTCGCGTCGAGCCTTGCGCTGCGCGCGGTCTCAGACGCGACAGCCTACTGCGCGTCGAAGTTCGGCGTCCTCGGGTTCTCCCGAGCCCTCGCCGCCGAGACGCGCGGACAGATCGGCGTCACGACGCTCGTGCCCTCGGGCATGCGCACGCACTTCTTCGACGACCGCGATGACAAGTACAAGCCGGGCGACGACGCGAGTCTCAACGACCCGAACGCCGTCGCCAACGCCGTCATGTTCGCGCTGAATCAGCCCGAGGGCTGCGAGGTGCGCGAGCTTGTCATCTGCCACGAGAACGAGGAGTCATGGCCGTAA
- a CDS encoding glycosyltransferase family 9 protein: MSTASPPIAFATPGDRFEHVRSIAVLRGGGLGDLLFAVPAIEALHAAYPDAEITVLGTPIAEELLPGRSAAVSRIEELPVAPGVRDGEEDSRAVDAFFARLHERFDLAVQVHGGGRNSNPFLARLAAVHTVGTQTPDALALERTVPYIYYQHEVLRALEVAALAGASPVMLEPRLLTTDDDLQAGTALTAALDAPVLALHPGATDPRRRWPRERFAEIAARFARNGGSVLVLGGDAEVEAVDEIAERSRLLAGPEGTRISSRAGSLSMAQLVGALATSDVFVGNDSGPRHLAQAVGTPTASVYWFGNFINAGPLERGHHRVQLSWTTQCPVCGRDATQVGWTAERCEHDVTFVDDVLADSVWDDVAALTAMTPRSRGR, from the coding sequence ATGAGCACAGCCAGCCCGCCCATCGCTTTCGCCACTCCCGGTGACCGCTTCGAGCACGTACGCTCGATCGCTGTGCTGAGGGGCGGAGGACTGGGCGACCTGCTGTTCGCGGTTCCGGCAATCGAGGCGCTGCACGCTGCATACCCCGACGCCGAGATCACGGTTCTCGGCACTCCCATCGCCGAGGAGCTGCTGCCCGGCAGGAGTGCCGCCGTCAGCCGCATCGAGGAGCTTCCCGTGGCGCCAGGGGTTCGCGATGGCGAGGAGGACTCGCGCGCCGTCGACGCGTTTTTCGCTCGTCTGCACGAACGCTTCGACCTCGCCGTGCAAGTGCATGGAGGCGGCCGCAACTCGAATCCGTTTCTCGCGCGGCTCGCCGCCGTTCACACCGTCGGCACTCAGACGCCGGACGCACTCGCTCTCGAGCGCACGGTTCCCTACATCTACTACCAGCACGAGGTGCTGCGCGCGCTCGAGGTCGCCGCGCTCGCCGGAGCGTCGCCGGTCATGCTGGAGCCGCGTTTGTTGACGACAGATGACGACCTGCAGGCTGGCACCGCTCTCACCGCGGCGCTCGACGCACCCGTCTTGGCTCTGCACCCAGGTGCGACAGACCCGCGCAGACGGTGGCCGAGAGAGCGCTTCGCCGAGATCGCCGCGCGCTTCGCGCGAAACGGCGGGAGCGTCCTCGTGCTCGGCGGCGACGCCGAGGTCGAGGCCGTCGACGAGATCGCTGAGCGGTCGAGACTCCTGGCCGGGCCGGAGGGCACGCGCATTTCGAGTCGAGCGGGCAGCCTCAGCATGGCGCAGCTCGTCGGAGCTCTCGCGACATCAGACGTGTTCGTGGGAAACGACAGCGGCCCGCGCCACCTCGCTCAGGCAGTCGGCACGCCGACAGCGTCCGTCTACTGGTTTGGAAATTTCATCAACGCCGGCCCTCTCGAGCGCGGGCACCACCGCGTGCAGCTGTCGTGGACGACTCAGTGCCCGGTGTGCGGCCGTGACGCGACGCAAGTGGGGTGGACGGCGGAACGCTGCGAGCACGACGTCACATTCGTGGACGACGTGCTCGCAGATTCCGTGTGGGACGATGTCGCGGCTCTTACGGCCATGACTCCTCGTTCTCGTGGCAGATGA
- a CDS encoding DUF2795 domain-containing protein, whose protein sequence is MAETPSPIDVQKYLGGVDYPASRDEILDRAQESGAGDDVLHALRNIPDQTYEKPTDVSAELG, encoded by the coding sequence ATGGCAGAGACACCGAGCCCCATCGACGTTCAGAAGTACCTTGGAGGCGTCGACTACCCGGCGTCGCGAGACGAGATTCTCGATCGCGCACAGGAGTCAGGGGCGGGCGACGATGTGCTGCACGCTCTGCGGAACATCCCCGATCAGACGTACGAGAAGCCGACGGACGTCAGCGCAGAGCTCGGCTGA
- a CDS encoding FadR/GntR family transcriptional regulator gives MPGSLHDRVLDALGESIVSGELAPGTVMRAEQIEHEHGVSRSVVREAVRVLQSLGLLTIVKRVGITVLASENWRVFDPFVIRWRLAGERGAQLRSLTELRCAVEPSAAELAARHAPDAFAEPLVSLAARMRSVGRSGDLDAFLELDIEFHSRVLAASGNEMFAALDSVIAEVLRGRTELGLMPEKPHEEALALHLDVADAVHGRRPAEAHEAMDQIMRRTVAEVEGVWQAVDRVFR, from the coding sequence ATGCCGGGCAGCCTTCACGATCGCGTTCTCGACGCGCTGGGCGAGAGCATCGTCTCGGGTGAGCTCGCTCCGGGCACCGTGATGCGCGCAGAGCAGATCGAACACGAGCACGGCGTCTCGCGGTCTGTCGTGCGCGAAGCCGTTCGCGTGCTGCAGTCGCTCGGTCTGCTGACGATCGTCAAACGCGTCGGCATCACCGTGCTGGCCTCCGAGAACTGGCGCGTCTTCGACCCCTTCGTGATTCGCTGGCGGCTCGCGGGTGAGCGCGGAGCCCAGTTGCGATCACTCACGGAGCTGCGCTGCGCCGTCGAGCCGTCCGCGGCAGAGCTGGCCGCGCGGCACGCCCCGGACGCCTTCGCCGAACCTCTCGTGTCGCTCGCCGCACGCATGCGCAGCGTCGGTCGTTCGGGTGATCTCGACGCGTTTCTCGAGCTCGACATCGAATTCCACTCCCGGGTGCTCGCTGCGAGCGGCAATGAGATGTTCGCCGCTCTCGACAGCGTCATCGCCGAGGTGCTGCGAGGTCGCACCGAACTCGGTCTCATGCCGGAGAAGCCGCACGAAGAGGCGCTCGCGCTGCACCTCGACGTCGCTGACGCCGTCCACGGGCGACGTCCGGCCGAGGCGCACGAGGCCATGGATCAGATCATGCGACGCACCGTGGCCGAGGTCGAGGGCGTCTGGCAGGCCGTCGACCGCGTCTTTCGGTGA